The nucleotide window TGGCGGCTCTGGATGCGGTGGAGCCTGCGGGTGAGCCGCAGCAGTTGCTCGGCCAGCAGGCCGTCGGAATCGGGGGAGTCCATGAGGGAACGATATCAGGACCATGTTCATTGTGAGTACAGGTAACAATGCACTATGCTCTTCCAGGGGGCGTTTCCGCACGCCGCCTGTTCCCGCACGCCTGTCGAAGGGGCCCATGAAACCCGACGAACCCACGTGGAACGCCCAGCCCAGGGAGGACGGACAGTCGCCCGCCGAGCTGCGCCGCATCTTCCGTCTCTTCCGCCCCTACCGCGGCCGGCTCGCGCTGGTCGGTCTGCTGGTCGGGGCCTCGTCCCTGGTATCGGTGGCCTCCCCGTTCCTGCTGCGCGAGATCCTGGACACCGCGATCCCCCAGGGCCGCACCGGTCTGCTCTCGCTGCTCGCCCTCGGCATGATCCTCACCGCCGTGATGACCAGCGTCTTCGGTGTGGTGCAGACCCTGATCTCCACGACGGTCGGCCAGCGCGTCATGCACGATCTGCGCACCGCCGTCTACACCCAGCTCCAGCGGATGCCGCTGGCGTTCTTCACCAGGACCCGCACGGGCGAGGTGCAGTCCCGCATCGCGAGCGACATCGGCGGTATGCAGGCGACCGTCACCTCGACCGCCACCTCGCTGGTCTCCAACCTCACCGCGGTCATCGCCACCGTCGTCGCGATGCTCGCGCTCGACTGGCGACTGACCGTCGTCTCCCTGCTCCTGCTGCCGGTCTTCGTCTGGATCAGCCGCCGGGTGGGCCGGGAGCGCAAGAGGATCACGACGCAGCGCCAGAAGCAGATGGCGGCCATGGCCGCCACCGTCACGGAGTCGCTCTCCGTCAGCGGCATCCTTCTCGGCCGCACCATGGGCCGCTCGGAGTCGCTCACCAGGAGCTTCTCCGAGGAATCCGAGCGCCTTGTCGGTCTCGAAGTGCGCTCCAGCATGGCCGGGCGCTGGCGGATGTCGACGATCGGCATCGTCATGGCCGCCATGCCCGCCGTCATCTACTGGGCGGCCGGTATGACGCTCCAGACGGGCGCCACCGCCGTCTCCCTCGGCACCCTCGTAGCTTTCGTCTCGCTCCAGCAGGGCCTGTTCCGGCCCGTCGTGAGCCTGCTCTCCACCGGAGTGCAGATGCAGACGTCCCTCGCCCTGTTCCAGCGGATCTTCGAGTACCTGGACCTGACCGTGGACATCACCGAGCCCGAGAAGCCGGTGCGGCTGGAGAAGATCCGCGGGGAGGTCGCCTTCGAGGACGTCGATTTCGGTTACGACGGGAAGAGCGCGGCCACGCTCAGCGGCATCGACGTCACCGTGCCCGCAGGCAGCGGCCTCGCGGTCGTCGGTCCCACCGGTTCCGGGAAGTCGACCCTCAGCTACCTCGTCCCCCGGCTGTACGACGTCACCGGCGGCCGCGTCACCATCGACGGCGTCGACGTGCGGGACCTGGACTTCGACACCCTTGCCAGGGCCGTGGGTGTGGTCTCCCAGGAGACCTACCTCTTCCACGCCTCCGTCGCCGACAACCTCCGCTTCGCCAAGCCGGAGGCCACCGACGAGGAGATCGAGGCGGCGGCCCGCGCCGCGCAGATCCACGACCACATCGCCACCCTGCCCGACGGCTACGACACGCTCGTCGGTGAGCGGGGCTACCGCTTCTCCGGCGGCGAGAAGCAGCGGCTGGCGATCGCCCGCACGATTCTCCGCGACCCTCCCGTGCTGATCCTCGACGAGGCGACGAGCGCGCTCGACACACGTACCGAACACGCCGTGCAGTCGGCGATCGACTCTCTTTCCGCAGGTCGCACCACGATCACGATCGCTCACCGGCTCTCCACGATCCGGGACGCCGACCAGATCATCGTCCTGGACGGCGGTCGCACGGTGGAGCGCGGCACCCATGAGGAACTGCTTGCTCAGGACGGCCGGTACGCGGCCCTGATCCGCCGCGACACCCACCTGGCACCGGTCGCCCCCTGAGGCAGGGGCCTGTGCGGGGCGGGGCCCGCGATGTACTCGCCGAAGCGGTCGCCGTGGACACCGGATGCGCCGCTCCGCTCCCTTCGCGAGACCGTGAACCCGGCCTGGCCCGGGGGCTGACGGCCGCCGCACACGGCAGCGCCGCCGCTCCCGTGGGACGGGGAGCGGCGGCGCCGGTGGAGTGATGGTCAGACGAGCCAACCCACGAAGTGGACGATGCCGGCGAGCAGGTTGGTGAGGAAGTTCATCTGGTGTTTCTCCTTGTACGTGGTGCGTCTGTGGGACTGCGCAGTCGCGGTCTGCAGCCCGTCGCGTGCGCTCTGTAATCATCAGGCTCCGCAGGGGAGTCGAGCAACGAAAACCGGTACGACCACGCGTTCGAGCGAACACCCGATTGCCTGTTCGTGCGTTCTGGTGCGATGCGCGGTGGTCGTGTCGTCTGCGGTGAGGTACCGGTTCGGGGCATACGTCCGGGTTACCGTGCCCGCATGGTGAACGAGTCCCCGGACGCCCCACCCCGCCCCAGGCTCCGTCCGACCCGGCGCGGGCGACTGGTGCTGCTCCTCGGCGCCGCGCTTGTCGTGGCGGCGGCCGTACTGCTGCCGCTGCTGTTCCTCGGGTCGCAGGAGAAGCGGCAACAGCCCCGCTTCCTGGTCATCCCCGAAGGATGGCGGGCCTCCCAGGTGTACGCCGCGGCCGACAAGGCGCTCCGGCTGGCCCCGGGCAGCACCGAGAAGGCCGTGCCCGGGGCCGAACTCTCCCTTCCGGCCGCTGCCGGTGGAAATCCGGAGGGCTATCTCTTCCCCGCGACGTATCCCGTCGACGACGAGACGACTCCCCAGGGCCTGCTCCGCTACATGGTGCAGACGGCGTCCGAGCGGTTCGGCGTGGACCGCGTCACGGCCGGGGCGCAGCGCAACGGCGACTCCGTCCATCGGTCGGTGACGATCGCGTCGATCGTGCAGGCGGAGGCCGATACCGTCTCCGACATGGGCAAGGTGGCCAGGGTGATCTACAACCGGCTGGCCCAGGACATGGCGTTGCAGATGGACTCGACGATCAACTACGCACTGAAGCGGTCGACGCTGGACACCACCACGGGCGACACGAAGATCGACAGTCCCTACAACAGTTACGAGCGCAAGGGGCTGCCGCCGACTCCCATCGGCAATCCGGGGGAGGAGGCGATGCGGGCGGCCGTCAGTCCGCCGCCGGGCCCATGGCTGTACTTCGTCACGGTTCGGCAGGGAGACACCCGCTTCACCGACAACTACGACGAACAGCTCACCAACGTAGAGGAGTTCAACCGCAACCGCCGGTCCGCCGCCACCGGCTGACTCCCGCTGACAGTGTGCCGGTCGTCCTGTGTCCGGCAGGGGCTGGTGCGTGCTCCGGCCGTCCGGCCGCGTCCAGCAGGCGTCTGACCGAGTGGACCGCGGCCCGCCCCGCACGGTTGGCACCGATCGTGCTGGCCGATGGGCCGTATCCGACGAGATGGACGCGCTCGTCGCGCGCCACCAGGGTGCCGTCGAGCCTGATGCCTCCGCCGGGCTCACGGAGCTTCAACGGCGTCAGATGGTCGACCGCCGCCCGGAAACCGGTCGCCCACAGGATCACGTCGGCCTCGACGGTCCGACCGTCATCCCAGGCCAAGCCGCCCGGAGTGATCCGGTCGAACATCTCGAGCCGGTCGAGGACGCCCCGCGCACGGGCGTCCCTGGCGGCCTCGGTGAGCGGGAGTCCGGTCACGCTCACCACGCTCCGCGGCGGCAGCCCCTGACGTACACGCTCCTCCACCAGGGCCACTGCGGCGCGCCCCTCCGCCTCGCCGAACGGCCCCTCACGGAACACCGGCGGCCGGCGCGTCACCCAGAAGGTATCGGCCGCCACGTCCGCGATCTCCATCAGATGCTGCGTGCCGGAGGCGCCACCTCCGACGACGATCACCCGTTGCTCTGCGAACTCGCCGGGGCCCGGGTAACAGGCCGTGTGCAGTTGGCGTCCCCGGAAGGTCTCCTGGCCCGGGTACCGCGGCCAGAACGGCCGGTCCCAGGTGCCGGTGGCGCTGATCAGCGCGCGTGTGGCATACGTACCCTCGGACGTCTCCACGAGCAGCCGCCCACCGTCCCCCTCGCGCACGGCACTTACCTCCACCGGCCGGTGAACCCGCAGGTCGAAGCGGTGTTCGTACGCGTCGAAGTATTCGCCGATCACCGCGGACGAGGGCCGGCCGGGATCGGCGCCGGTCAGTTCCATGCCGGGCAGGGCGTGCATACCGTGCACCTTCCCGTACGTCAGCGAGGGCCAGCGGTACTGCCAGGCGCCGCCCGCACGGGGAGCGTGATCCAGGACGACGAAGTCGCGGCCGGGCTCCATCCCGGCCTGTCGCAGGTGATAGGCGCTGGACAGTCCGGCCTGTCCGGCGCCCACCACGACGACATCCAGCTCACGCATCCCGGAGTTGTTCACGCTTCTACCAACCACCGGCCGGTCCTGGATCTTCCCGCACGGGAAGATCCAGGACCGGCCGGACGAGGCTCGCTCAGCTGCGGAATCGAACGGTGCCGCCCCGTCACTCCGCCGGCCGACTGATCCAGTCGATCTTCTCCCTGGCCGCAGCGGGAGGCTCGCCTCAGGTCAGATGGACATCGGCGTGCGCGGCCGCCACCGGCCCGGCCGCGGCCGGGCCCCCGAGTGGTGAGGCGGTGCACGGACACGCACGCCGGGTCACCGTGGGGAGAAAGGCTGAGAGGACGTCAGCAGGCGCTGCGTCACAACGGCGAAGGCCACTCGTAGCAGGTCTGTGCGACCGCGCGAAGTGATCGGTTCTGAACGGAACATGGCGCCGAAGGCGGCGACGCCGAACGCGACCGGTCAGTGCCGTCCCGTTCCGTGGATGCGCGATCCCACCCCGCAAGCGGGAGAATGGGAGCCATGTCGGAATCCTTCACCACGCGTGTCCTGCACATCGCCACAGGAGCTACCGAGACCGTCACGGACCTGACGGCACAGTGCGAGCAGTTCCTCACCACTGCCGCCCACGGCCGGGAAGGCCTCCTCAACATCTTCGTGCCGCACGCGACAGCCGGAATCGCCGTCCTGGAAACGGGAGCGGGCAGCGACGACGACCTGCTGGCCGCGCTCCACACCCTGCTCCCCGCGGACGACCGCTGGCAGCACCGCCACGGCAGCCCGGGTCACGGCCGCGACCACGTACTGCCGGCCCTTGTCCCACCGCACGCCACACTGCCGGTGATCGGGGGACGGCTGGAGCTCGGTACGTGGCAGTCGGTGTGCCTGGTCGACACCAACGTCGATAACGCGGACCGCCGGGTGCGGCTGAGCTTCCTCGGTTAGTGGGTCGCTTCGGCGGCACTGTGGAGGGGAGTTCGGCGTGCCAACTGAGCGGTGCGCACGGCTACCTGCCGGTTCGCTGGTCCTTGAGCTTCGCTCCACTTCGGGCGTAGAGCAAACGGGATCGCCCAGCGAGTTCCGGCCGCCAGGCTTCCCGTGATGTGGTTCCGTCGGCTGACGGAATGGTGTCCGCGCTCGTGTCCGTCGTCGAGGTGCCGAGCTGCCCGCCCCGGCGCAGGCGGAACGTGTCGCTCGTGGGAGGCAGCGTGGAGGTGACGGTGGGCGTGGGGCTCGACGGCGGTGAGGTCGGCTCCTCGGTCACGGTCGCGCTCGGCGTCGGGGTGGGTTCCGAACCGCGGGTTCCTCGCCGGACGAGCCCGGCCCGCAGGTGCGTGACCCACGGGCCGGGCCCGATCGCTGTCAGGCGAACGGGATGGTCAGGACGGATCCCTTGCCCACCTGGAGGGTGGACGGACCGTTGCCCAGGGCGCTCCATACCTCGACGCGGATGGTGCCGCCGTTCAGGTCACCCAGGGTGCCCGAGGCGGAGAGAGCTCCCTGCCGGGCGGAGGAGTAGTCCTCCCAGCCGGTGATCGGGTCGGAGGCGAAGTAGCGGAACGTCTCGACACGGTCGAAGGTGCCGTCGCCGGTCAGGTCGTAGGAGACCCTTGCCTGCTGGGCGTAGCCGACGTTGGCGCCGGCGTCGACCTTGAAGGTGAAGGCCGTGCCGGAGCCCGCCTTCAGGGCGCCCCTGACGTTCTTCACCTCGTAGACGCGCGGGTTGTGCGGGGTTCCGTCACGGTTGGTGCCGCCCGCGGACGGGATGGTGTCGGAGGAGCCTGCATCCGCCGCCTGGGTGGTCAACTGGCCGCCGGACCGCAGGTAGAAGGTGTCGCCCGTGACCGGCGGGGGGCCGGAGGTGGTGACGGCCACGGTGCCGCTGGCCGGGCCGACCTGGTCGGCCGTGTCGCGGGCCTTGACGCTGTAGGTGTAGGAGGTGCCGGCGGTCAGGCCGGTGTTGGTGTACGAGGTGCCGGTGACCGTGGCGACCTTGCTGGTGCCGCGGTAGACGTCGTAGTTCTTGACGCCCCTGTCGTCAGCCGCCGCCTCCCAGCTCAGTGCCACCGAGCTGCTGGTCACCTCGCCGGCGACGGGGGTGCCCGGCGCGCCGGGTGCCTCGTCGCGCGGGGGCGGGTTGCCGGTGGTGGTGACGGTCACGGTGCCGCTGGCCGGGCCGACCTGGTTGGAGGTGTCGCGGGCCTTGACGCTGTAGGTGTAGGGGGTGCCGGGGGTCAGGCCGGTGTTGGTGTACGAGGTGCCGGTGACCGTGGCGACCTTGCTGGTGCCGCGGTAGACGTCGTAGTCCTTGATCCCCTTGTCGTCGGTCGCCGCGCTCCAGGTCAGCTTGACGGAGTCGTCGGAGATGTCACTTGCCATGGGGGTGCCGGGCGCGCTGGGCCTGTCGTCGCCGGGGGCGCCGCACAGGGTGCCGACCTCGGTGTCGCCGCCCGTGCCGGACGCGGTGGACCTCGCGGGGACGTTCAGGACTCCGCCGTCGGAGAAGAGCACCGAGCACGCCTCGGCCGTGTAGTTGTGGGCGGTGTAGGTCTTGGTGCCGTTCTTGTCGAAGACGACGGCGGTGGGCGAGTTGGCCGTGACGGTCATGTCCGGCGAACCGATGGAGTTCATCGTGGCGACCCAGTGATAGGTGTGGGCCTTGGTCTCGCCGGCCTCGGGGACGTAGCCTCCGTTCCACTGGTTCCAGTAACTCATGGCCTTGGCCGGGTCGTAGAGGGCCTGGACCTGCCAGAAGATGTCCTTCCACTCGACGGCCGGGCCGCCGTTCTCCTTCTCCATCTCGACCACGCTGCGGTTGAGCATGGCCTTCTCACGGGCCAGGTGGAGGGAACCGCCGGTCATCGGGAGGAAGTTGATTCCGTGGATCTCCTCGGGGTTGGCGGTCCACCACGTCGCGTAGGCGCCGCCGCTGCTCCAGACCATGCCGACGGCGTCGTGGGTGAAGTCCTGCGGGTAGACCTGCTGGTCCGTGTCGAACCAGTACTGCGCGATCGACTCCGACTCGGTCATCATCATGTAGACGCCCTGGTCACGCAGCGCCTTGTCGCCCATGGCCGAGCCCCACATGATCAGGCCGGCGCTGAGGTTGATCGACTCCGAGGACGACTCCTGGTTGTTTCCCGCAGCGAACGACTCGTGGCCGGCGGCCCAGCTGTGGCCGGCGTAGACGTCGAAGCCACGCAGGAACGGGTACCTGCTGTCGTTCCTCGCCGGGTTGGCGGCGTCCTTGATGAGCTCCTTGACCATGCCGCCCCATTCGGAGTCAGCGGCCCACTGCGGGTCGTACTGCGCCACGATGGCCGCGGCCATCACGTAGTACGAGTAGTGGAAGTGGTGGTCGTTGAGCTCCTGGTCGCTGCCGTAGGAGGCCGGGTACCCGATGAGGGTGCGCCATTCCTTGTCGTAGGAGAACTCGGAGGGGCCGCCGGCCGTGAACCATTCCTCCATGCGGCCCTTGATCAGGGCCAGCACCTTGTCGCGGTTGGCGGTGTCACCGACCTGGTCCGCCAGGGGAACGAGCAGGGCGAGCTTGCCCAGGGCCTTGCCGGTCCAGTAGGTGTCGATCGCGCCGCTGAAGGGGTCGCCCTGGGTCAGTACGTCGTTGATGTAGCCCTTGAGCTTCGCCTTGTCGACGCCGGCGGCACTCGGCAGGCCGGGCAGCACACCGTTCACCTTCTGGGTGGTCGTGAAGGACGTGCCCTCGCGGACCTTCATCTCACCGCGCGAGGAGACGTAGCGGTAGGCGGTCAGCGGATCGCTGGTATGAAGCCACTGGTGGCGGTAGAGCGCCTGGAAGGTGCCGGTCTCGGTTCCTTCCTTCGCCTCGGTGGTCAGCGAGTAGGTGGCTTTGACCTCGCCGTCCCCCTCCCTGTACTCCCAGTCCACCTTCGATCCGGTCACGAAGCTGAAGGCATACTTCTTGAAGTCGGCCAGCGCCTCCTTGCTCGGAAGGACCGCCAGGGAGAAGTAGTTCTCGCCACCGAGATCCGCACGGATCTCGGTGCCGGAGACGGTCCAGTCGCTGCTTGTCGGCGCGAAGAGTGCGTAGTCGTGACCTGAGATGGTGACACCGAGGACGTTGCCCTGATCGGCGAAGACGGTCGGCGGGGCGGCGGCGCTGATCTGCGCCGCACCTCCGGTACCCTCCGCGTACACGTACGGCAGGCCATGGCCGATGGTCGTCCTCAGACTGCGGGCGCCGTCGTTCCAGTACGGGCTGACGGTCCAGTCACTCCACCCGTCGGCCTTCGCGTCGGGGGAGTTGAGCCCCGCGAGCCCCAGGGTCAGGTCGGCCTTGTGGGGGAATTCGTACTGACGGCCGCCGCCCACGATCTGGTGCGTCGTCGGGTAGCCGACCTCCAAACCTCCGGAGACCGCCTTGTAGGTGAGGGGGTGGCCGTACATGTTCTCCGACCACGGGTTGCTGGAGAAGCGCTGGAAAGCCAGCGAAGTCCACCAGTCGTTCGTCGGGACGGGGGTATCGGCCATGGCGGCAGTGACCTTCGGCTTGACCGCCTGGCCGCCGTTGTTCGACGGCCCCTGGCGGCCGGCCGGGCGAACGTCGCTGTAGCTGCCCTTGCCGACCTCGATGGTCGCGGCCGAGGCAACACCGCTGCTCACCGTGCCCAATGCGGTAGCTGCAAGAGCCACCGTGGTCAGGAGTGACAGGTTTCTGTGAGATCTCATGCACAGCCCTTCTGAGAGCGCTCTCAAGTCGCCGACAACGTAGAGCGGCACTCGGAAGCGGTCAATACTCTGAGTCGAAACTCCTGTGTGCTGCTGCGGTTTTCCAGGGAGTGAAGGGGGTGTAGGTGGCAGCGGAGGGCGCCGTGGCGTGCGTCTTCGTGTCCGCCGATGCGTGAAGGGGGCGCCGAAGGTGCTTCCATGCCGGGACTGGACACGTCTTTTTCGTATGGGATCGGGCTGCCATGCCGTGCAGAGTGCGCTTATGGGACACATCTGACCCGCGCGACTGGGAGCGCTCTCAGGTGAGGGTGTCGCAGGAACTATGCTGCAACGGCAGACCGCCCGGATTTCCGCGCGTGAACAGGAGAGATTCTTGCCCGAGCAGATGATGACACCTCGCCCTACCCTCGAAGGGGTCGCGGCTCGCGCGGGTGTCTCACGGGCGACGGTATCCCGTGTCGTCAACGGCGGGTCCGGGGTGCGCCAACCGCTGATCGAGAGAGTGCGCAAGGCGGTCGAGGAACTCGGCTATGTCCCCAACCAGGCCGCACGCTCCCTGGTGACCCAACGTACCGGTGCCGTGGCCGTGATCATCGCGGAGCCCGAGTTCCGGGTGTTCTCCGACCCTTTCTTCGAACGGCATGTGAGAGGGATCAGCAGGGAGCTGTCGGCGAATGACCTCCAACTGGTGCTGCTGTGGGTGGAGGGAGAGTCCGATCATGATCGGATCGCTCGCTATCTGTCCGGCGGCCATGTGGACGGGGCCCTCGCCTTCTCCCTGCACAGCGACGACCGGCTCGCCCAGCTGATAGCCCACAGCAGGGTGCCCTACGTGTTCGGTGGCCGCCCCGCGGCGTTCTCCTCCCTGGGCACCCCCTACGTGGACTGTGACAACAGGGGAGGGGCGCGAGCGGCCGTTTCGCACCTCGTTTCCGCAGGTCGAAGCAGAATCGCCCACATCGCGGGTCCGTCCGACCAGACCTCCGCGGTCGACCGTGCGGCCGGCTACCACGACGTCCTCGTCGAGGCCGACCCGGAGCTCCTCCAAAAGGGCGACTTCACCGAGGAAAGCGGTGCCCGATCCATGGCGGCACTGCTCGACCGCTGCCCCGGACTCGACGCGGTTTTCGCCGCGAACGACCTGATGGCCCGGGGGGCGTTGCGTACGCTCCTGGAGCGCGGCCTCAGGATTCCCGACGATGTCGCCGTCGTCGGATTCGACGACATGGGGGACGTCGCCAGTGGCGCGGTACCTGCCCTCACCACCGTACGGCAGGACATCGAGGGCATGGGCCGCCTGATGGTCAGACTTCTGATGCGCCGGCTCGACCACCCCGAGCAGGCGGGGGCCGATTCGGTGATCACGCCGACCGTCCTGGTGCAGCGCCAGTCCTCCTGAGGCCGGGGCGTCTCTCACGCGCCGACACCGCCCTCGCCGTCCGCAGTGAGAGCGCCGACGCTCCGGAACGGCCGGCCTTCCTGTGCGTGGGGAGTGCGCGGAGAAGCCCCGGGCATGGGGTGGTGTCTGTGTGGCGACCTGCCGGAGGTCGCACGAGCGTGCTCCCGGTGCCGGCGTGAGCCTTTCGGGTGGTGACCTCCACCCAACTGCCGCCGCCGATACGTCCTCGTGCCGGCAAGTGAACGGCCCGGTCGGGTTGTTCGTACGGAAAGATCCGGCACGTCCTGCTTCTCGGTGAGTCCAAGCCATCGTTGCTGCAGGCCTTGACGGTGCGCCACGCTCCCGTGCAGTCGCCACCTGCCCATCTGAGAGCGCTCTCAAGCGCCTCGTGCTCAACGGAAGCCCAGCCCAGGAGAGGTCCTTCGACTTCTGAGCCGTACGGGGCAGGGGGCCGCCTCGCGAGGGCGGCCCCCTGCCCGTGCAGGAGGTGACCCCAGGCAGCGCGTCTGTCTTCTTCTGAAGGTCCGCGCCGAGAAGACCGAGGAGTACCGAGAGCGCCACGAGCACGTCTGGGCCGACATGCGGGCCGCGCTCTCCGGAACGGGCTGGCACAACTACTCCCTGTTCCTGCGGGAGGACGGCCTGCTCGTCGGCTATCTGGAGACCCCTGACTTCGACCGGGCCCGGGCCGCTATGGAGGCCACCGAGGTGAACGCGCGCCGGCAGAAGGAAATGGCGCACAACTTCGAGGAGTTGGACGGGCAGGCACCGGATGCCGCGATGCGCCCGCTCACCGAGGTCTTCCGCCTCGCCTGACGCCCGGGCCTCGCCAACGGGCGGCGACTGGCCGTCTTCACCACGAGGCCGAGGCTGCCGCGGCGGCAGGGGCTGGACGGCTGATTGGGCGGCGTGCCGCTCGCCTCCCCCGGCCGCTGGCCACGCCTGTCAGGCCAGGGTTGCCGCACGGGCGGGGTCGACCGCGTGCAGAAGGGGCTCACCCCGCACCAGGCGCCCGAGTTCGCCGGCCACGAGATGACCGAGCCGGTGGCGTTCGGCGCCCATGGCGCCGCCGAGGTGGGGTGTCAGGACGATGTTGGGGAGAGTGAACAGCGGCGAGCCCGGGACCGGAGGCTCCGGGTGTGTGACGTCGAGTACGGCCGTGAGGTCGGGTCTGGCAGCCAGGACCTCCGTCATCGCCTCCTCGTCGATGAGCGCACCCCTGGCGGTGTTGATCAGCGTGGCGCCCGGCAGTAGGGATGCCAGCAGGCTCGCTCCGATCGATCCGTGGGTCTCGGGCAGGAGCGGGGCATGGAGACTGACGACGTGGCAGGTGGCGAAGAGCTCCTCGATACCGACGAGCCGTATGCCCTGCTCCTGGGCGCTTGCCGCGTCGGCGAAGGGGTCGGTGGCGAGGACTTCGACGTCGAAGCGGCTGAGGTGTGCCGCGACGAGTCGGCCGATGTGGCCGAGCCCCAGCAGACCCACACGTGACCGGTAGGCGCCGGGGATTCGGGGGTTGTGCGGGTACCGGTGGCTGTCGGCCACTTCCCGGCTGATGCGGTGGACCTGCTTCAGCCCGAGGAGGATCTGCGCGAGGGCGAACTCCGCCACCGGGGTGGCGTTGGCCGCGGCCGCGGAGACGA belongs to Streptomyces finlayi and includes:
- a CDS encoding LacI family DNA-binding transcriptional regulator encodes the protein MMTPRPTLEGVAARAGVSRATVSRVVNGGSGVRQPLIERVRKAVEELGYVPNQAARSLVTQRTGAVAVIIAEPEFRVFSDPFFERHVRGISRELSANDLQLVLLWVEGESDHDRIARYLSGGHVDGALAFSLHSDDRLAQLIAHSRVPYVFGGRPAAFSSLGTPYVDCDNRGGARAAVSHLVSAGRSRIAHIAGPSDQTSAVDRAAGYHDVLVEADPELLQKGDFTEESGARSMAALLDRCPGLDAVFAANDLMARGALRTLLERGLRIPDDVAVVGFDDMGDVASGAVPALTTVRQDIEGMGRLMVRLLMRRLDHPEQAGADSVITPTVLVQRQSS
- a CDS encoding L-rhamnose mutarotase; its protein translation is MSRTGQGAASRGRPPARAGGDPRQRVCLLLKVRAEKTEEYRERHEHVWADMRAALSGTGWHNYSLFLREDGLLVGYLETPDFDRARAAMEATEVNARRQKEMAHNFEELDGQAPDAAMRPLTEVFRLA
- a CDS encoding YjbQ family protein; the protein is MSESFTTRVLHIATGATETVTDLTAQCEQFLTTAAHGREGLLNIFVPHATAGIAVLETGAGSDDDLLAALHTLLPADDRWQHRHGSPGHGRDHVLPALVPPHATLPVIGGRLELGTWQSVCLVDTNVDNADRRVRLSFLG
- the mltG gene encoding endolytic transglycosylase MltG, whose amino-acid sequence is MVNESPDAPPRPRLRPTRRGRLVLLLGAALVVAAAVLLPLLFLGSQEKRQQPRFLVIPEGWRASQVYAAADKALRLAPGSTEKAVPGAELSLPAAAGGNPEGYLFPATYPVDDETTPQGLLRYMVQTASERFGVDRVTAGAQRNGDSVHRSVTIASIVQAEADTVSDMGKVARVIYNRLAQDMALQMDSTINYALKRSTLDTTTGDTKIDSPYNSYERKGLPPTPIGNPGEEAMRAAVSPPPGPWLYFVTVRQGDTRFTDNYDEQLTNVEEFNRNRRSAATG
- a CDS encoding NAD(P)-binding domain-containing protein: MRELDVVVVGAGQAGLSSAYHLRQAGMEPGRDFVVLDHAPRAGGAWQYRWPSLTYGKVHGMHALPGMELTGADPGRPSSAVIGEYFDAYEHRFDLRVHRPVEVSAVREGDGGRLLVETSEGTYATRALISATGTWDRPFWPRYPGQETFRGRQLHTACYPGPGEFAEQRVIVVGGGASGTQHLMEIADVAADTFWVTRRPPVFREGPFGEAEGRAAVALVEERVRQGLPPRSVVSVTGLPLTEAARDARARGVLDRLEMFDRITPGGLAWDDGRTVEADVILWATGFRAAVDHLTPLKLREPGGGIRLDGTLVARDERVHLVGYGPSASTIGANRAGRAAVHSVRRLLDAAGRPEHAPAPAGHRTTGTLSAGVSRWRRTGGCG
- a CDS encoding glycosyl hydrolase — translated: MRSHRNLSLLTTVALAATALGTVSSGVASAATIEVGKGSYSDVRPAGRQGPSNNGGQAVKPKVTAAMADTPVPTNDWWTSLAFQRFSSNPWSENMYGHPLTYKAVSGGLEVGYPTTHQIVGGGRQYEFPHKADLTLGLAGLNSPDAKADGWSDWTVSPYWNDGARSLRTTIGHGLPYVYAEGTGGAAQISAAAPPTVFADQGNVLGVTISGHDYALFAPTSSDWTVSGTEIRADLGGENYFSLAVLPSKEALADFKKYAFSFVTGSKVDWEYREGDGEVKATYSLTTEAKEGTETGTFQALYRHQWLHTSDPLTAYRYVSSRGEMKVREGTSFTTTQKVNGVLPGLPSAAGVDKAKLKGYINDVLTQGDPFSGAIDTYWTGKALGKLALLVPLADQVGDTANRDKVLALIKGRMEEWFTAGGPSEFSYDKEWRTLIGYPASYGSDQELNDHHFHYSYYVMAAAIVAQYDPQWAADSEWGGMVKELIKDAANPARNDSRYPFLRGFDVYAGHSWAAGHESFAAGNNQESSSESINLSAGLIMWGSAMGDKALRDQGVYMMMTESESIAQYWFDTDQQVYPQDFTHDAVGMVWSSGGAYATWWTANPEEIHGINFLPMTGGSLHLAREKAMLNRSVVEMEKENGGPAVEWKDIFWQVQALYDPAKAMSYWNQWNGGYVPEAGETKAHTYHWVATMNSIGSPDMTVTANSPTAVVFDKNGTKTYTAHNYTAEACSVLFSDGGVLNVPARSTASGTGGDTEVGTLCGAPGDDRPSAPGTPMASDISDDSVKLTWSAATDDKGIKDYDVYRGTSKVATVTGTSYTNTGLTPGTPYTYSVKARDTSNQVGPASGTVTVTTTGNPPPRDEAPGAPGTPVAGEVTSSSVALSWEAAADDRGVKNYDVYRGTSKVATVTGTSYTNTGLTAGTSYTYSVKARDTADQVGPASGTVAVTTSGPPPVTGDTFYLRSGGQLTTQAADAGSSDTIPSAGGTNRDGTPHNPRVYEVKNVRGALKAGSGTAFTFKVDAGANVGYAQQARVSYDLTGDGTFDRVETFRYFASDPITGWEDYSSARQGALSASGTLGDLNGGTIRVEVWSALGNGPSTLQVGKGSVLTIPFA
- a CDS encoding ABC transporter ATP-binding protein, with the translated sequence MKPDEPTWNAQPREDGQSPAELRRIFRLFRPYRGRLALVGLLVGASSLVSVASPFLLREILDTAIPQGRTGLLSLLALGMILTAVMTSVFGVVQTLISTTVGQRVMHDLRTAVYTQLQRMPLAFFTRTRTGEVQSRIASDIGGMQATVTSTATSLVSNLTAVIATVVAMLALDWRLTVVSLLLLPVFVWISRRVGRERKRITTQRQKQMAAMAATVTESLSVSGILLGRTMGRSESLTRSFSEESERLVGLEVRSSMAGRWRMSTIGIVMAAMPAVIYWAAGMTLQTGATAVSLGTLVAFVSLQQGLFRPVVSLLSTGVQMQTSLALFQRIFEYLDLTVDITEPEKPVRLEKIRGEVAFEDVDFGYDGKSAATLSGIDVTVPAGSGLAVVGPTGSGKSTLSYLVPRLYDVTGGRVTIDGVDVRDLDFDTLARAVGVVSQETYLFHASVADNLRFAKPEATDEEIEAAARAAQIHDHIATLPDGYDTLVGERGYRFSGGEKQRLAIARTILRDPPVLILDEATSALDTRTEHAVQSAIDSLSAGRTTITIAHRLSTIRDADQIIVLDGGRTVERGTHEELLAQDGRYAALIRRDTHLAPVAP
- a CDS encoding hydroxyacid dehydrogenase is translated as MDENAPRPTALLVMEAERQPDVYPPEVLAAVDRLVDRQGPPLTRRQLDGRPDVLRRTDILLTGWGAPVLDAGFMSRAPGLRAVFVAAGSVRHLTTPDFWARGIPIVSAAAANATPVAEFALAQILLGLKQVHRISREVADSHRYPHNPRIPGAYRSRVGLLGLGHIGRLVAAHLSRFDVEVLATDPFADAASAQEQGIRLVGIEELFATCHVVSLHAPLLPETHGSIGASLLASLLPGATLINTARGALIDEEAMTEVLAARPDLTAVLDVTHPEPPVPGSPLFTLPNIVLTPHLGGAMGAERHRLGHLVAGELGRLVRGEPLLHAVDPARAATLA